A single window of Pristis pectinata isolate sPriPec2 chromosome 8, sPriPec2.1.pri, whole genome shotgun sequence DNA harbors:
- the pgap6 gene encoding post-GPI attachment to proteins factor 6 isoform X2: MVPQRGVCWFLGLLGLMLEDGWARLAGPTYVSEYYSQAPQKLSLYSWYGSARLFVFQVPENTVLMRWILQASKGKGPECQNINVTVHFRAGAPPVINPLQTKFGINTVALPSFNLTIPLSSDQTNTFLNISKPVPGDWFVAAHLPKDDGKIEVKGFSVKCSYIFQPQMFVQRLINVPVLEPNTSLRMTVSLLHPVAHLKIFIPENTAELAIQLTNCTINNHAVEACPVRLLIGSNSLPNSYLKILNCNESVNCRKILDSPPWMKWLQVTVESSNNDWIVSFDIEAYLTVCTPVDIGYLPTMNKNFTLSSKSSVTNNMDMFRVNMKINNTEAINDWKSCFHNQPVLREALDVDSVRFFVLNGPDVFVTSDYPIILLLNLNTRRDNGGTIILNLRLNKTSLSNENSTVFACLSAGSPVMSLDVNSMNCREALSWGYLLKMNASILSTSLHVPYPETDRWYLTLQILCPNDKGQVCVKESARVTVSTVLSPCIGDCGIYGECRLLRTHGYLYAACVCKAGWNGWSCTDDTHALSYGRQLLATLLLTLSNLMFIPPTVVAIHRYYFVEAAVYLFTMIFSTFYHACDQPGIAVLCIMEYDTLQYCDFLGSVLSVWVTVLCMAKLKSQFKYVLFILGSLLIAMSMQLDRRGLWNLLGPCLVALGIMVVAWVSQCVKRRHCYPPTWKRWVFFLLPGIGAALIAIAVYGFLETKENYYYTHSIWHILVAGSVVFLLPPGKKHISLWFWTRKLTCGYQICSNVEEDLYVVC; the protein is encoded by the exons ATGGTGCCGCAGCGGGGGGTGTGCTGGTTCCTGGGCCTCCTCGGGCTGATGCTGGAGGACGGTTGGGCTCGGCTGGCTG GCCCAACCTATGTATCTGAATATTACTCTCAAGCTCCACAAAAACTTTCTTTGTATAGTTGGTATGGAAGTGCACGTCTATTTGTCTTCCAAGTGCCGGAAAATACTGTGCTAATGAGATGGATTTTACAAGCCTCGAAAGGAAAGGGACCGGAATGCCAAAATATTAATGTTACTGT ccatTTTCGGGCAGGTGCCCCTCCAGTAATCAATCCTTTACAAACCAAGTTTGGAATAAACACAGTTGCTCTCCCTTCATTTAACCTCACTATACCATTGTCCAGCGATCAGACCAATACTTTCTTAAACATTTCCAAACCTGTTCCAGGTGACTGGTTTGTAGCTGCACACCTACCAAAAGATGATGGCAAAATTGAAGTAAAG GGCTTCTCTGTCAAGTGCTCCTACATATTTCAGCCACAGATGTTTGTTCAGCGATTGATTAATGTGCCTGTTCTTGAACCAAATACTTCACTTCGGATGACTGTTTCTCTTCTTCATCCGGTTGCACACTTGAA AATTTTTATTCCTGAAAATACTGCAGAACTTGCCATTCAGCTAACAAACTGCACTATCAACAACCACGCTGTGGAAGCTTGTCCTGTCCGTCTATTAATAGGATCAAATTCATTACCTAATTCTTACTTGAAGATTCTAAATTGCAATGAAAGTGTAAATTGCAGAAAAATACTGGACTCTCCGCCTTGGATGAAATGGTTGCAAGTCACAGTTGAAAGCAGCAACAATGACTGGATTGTCTCCTTTGACATTGAAGCTTATTTAACAG TATGTACACCTGTTGATATTGGATATCTTCCCACTATGAATAAAAACTTCACTCTGTCAAGCAAAAGTTCAGTAACAAACAATATGGATATGTTTAGAGTAAACATGAAGATAAATAATACTGAAGCAATTAATGATTGGAAATCATGTTTTCATAATCAGCCTGTTCTTCGGGAAGCTTTGGATGTTGATTCTGTgagattttttgttttaaatggaccAGATGTTTTTGTCACCTCTGACTATCCTATAATTCTTCTGTTGAACTTGAATACAAGAAGAGATAATGGTGGTACCATCATCTTGAACTTGCGGTTAAATAAG ACTTCACTATCCAATGAAAACTCAACTGTGtttgcctgtttaagtgctgGGTCTCCTGTGATGTCCCTAGATGTCAATTCCATGAACTGCAGAGAAG CCTTATCTTGGGGATATCTGCTTAAAATGAATGCTTCGATATTATCAACATCCCTTCATGTTCCTTACCCAGAGACTGACCGTTGGTACCTCACCTTGCAAATCCTGTGCCCCAATGATAAAGG TCAGGTTTGTGTGAAGGAGTCTGCTCGGGTAACTGTATCAACTGTACTGAGTCCCTGTATTGGTGATTGTGGTATATATGGAGAATGCAGGCTTCTTCGAACTCATGGATATCTTTATGCTGCATGTGTTTGTAAAGCAG GCTGGAATGGATGGAGCTGTACAGATGATACCCATGCTCTATCATACGGACGTCAATTGCTTGCAACTCTCTTGTTGACGTTGAGTAATCTCATGTTCATTCCACCGACTGTGGTTGCTATACATCGCTATTACTTTGTAGAGGCTGCTGTGTATCTCTTCACCATGATTTTCTCAACG TTTTATCATGCATGTGATCAACCAGGAATTGCAGTCTTGTGCATTATGGAATATGATACTCTTCAATACTGTGACTTTCTTGGCTCGGTTTTATCTGTGTGGGTTACTGTTCTCTGTATGGCCAAGTTAAAGTCTCAATTTAAGTAT gTGCTTTTTATTCTTGGATCCTTATTGATTGCTATGTCAATGCAATTAGATCGCCGTGGTCTTTGGAACTTACTGGGGCCTTGCCTTGTTGCCCTGGGGATCATGGTGGTTGCATGG GTGTCTCAGTGTGTGAAACGCCGGCATTGCTATCCTCCAACATGGAAGCGCTGGGTGTTTTTCTTATTGCCAGGAATAGGTGCAGCATTGATTGCTATTGCTGTATATGGATTTCTGGAGACAAAGGAGAACTATTATTACACACACAGCATTTGGCATATTCTTGTAGCTGGAAGTGTGGTATTTTTGTTACCGCCAGGTAAAAAACACATAAGCCTGTGGTTCTGGACTCGTAAGCTTACATGTGGATACCAGATTTGTTCTAATGTAGAAGAAGACTTGTACGTTGTTTGTTGA
- the pgap6 gene encoding post-GPI attachment to proteins factor 6 isoform X1 has product MVPQRGVCWFLGLLGLMLEDGWARLAGPTYVSEYYSQAPQKLSLYSWYGSARLFVFQVPENTVLMRWILQASKGKGPECQNINVTVHFRAGAPPVINPLQTKFGINTVALPSFNLTIPLSSDQTNTFLNISKPVPGDWFVAAHLPKDDGKIEVKGFSVKCSYIFQPQMFVQRLINVPVLEPNTSLRMTVSLLHPVAHLKIFIPENTAELAIQLTNCTINNHAVEACPVRLLIGSNSLPNSYLKILNCNESVNCRKILDSPPWMKWLQVTVESSNNDWIVSFDIEAYLTVCTPVDIGYLPTMNKNFTLSSKSSVTNNMDMFRVNMKINNTEAINDWKSCFHNQPVLREALDVDSVRFFVLNGPDVFVTSDYPIILLLNLNTRRDNGGTIILNLRLNKTSLSNENSTVFACLSAGSPVMSLDVNSMNCREALSWGYLLKMNASILSTSLHVPYPETDRWYLTLQILCPNDKGSQVCVKESARVTVSTVLSPCIGDCGIYGECRLLRTHGYLYAACVCKAGWNGWSCTDDTHALSYGRQLLATLLLTLSNLMFIPPTVVAIHRYYFVEAAVYLFTMIFSTFYHACDQPGIAVLCIMEYDTLQYCDFLGSVLSVWVTVLCMAKLKSQFKYVLFILGSLLIAMSMQLDRRGLWNLLGPCLVALGIMVVAWVSQCVKRRHCYPPTWKRWVFFLLPGIGAALIAIAVYGFLETKENYYYTHSIWHILVAGSVVFLLPPGKKHISLWFWTRKLTCGYQICSNVEEDLYVVC; this is encoded by the exons ATGGTGCCGCAGCGGGGGGTGTGCTGGTTCCTGGGCCTCCTCGGGCTGATGCTGGAGGACGGTTGGGCTCGGCTGGCTG GCCCAACCTATGTATCTGAATATTACTCTCAAGCTCCACAAAAACTTTCTTTGTATAGTTGGTATGGAAGTGCACGTCTATTTGTCTTCCAAGTGCCGGAAAATACTGTGCTAATGAGATGGATTTTACAAGCCTCGAAAGGAAAGGGACCGGAATGCCAAAATATTAATGTTACTGT ccatTTTCGGGCAGGTGCCCCTCCAGTAATCAATCCTTTACAAACCAAGTTTGGAATAAACACAGTTGCTCTCCCTTCATTTAACCTCACTATACCATTGTCCAGCGATCAGACCAATACTTTCTTAAACATTTCCAAACCTGTTCCAGGTGACTGGTTTGTAGCTGCACACCTACCAAAAGATGATGGCAAAATTGAAGTAAAG GGCTTCTCTGTCAAGTGCTCCTACATATTTCAGCCACAGATGTTTGTTCAGCGATTGATTAATGTGCCTGTTCTTGAACCAAATACTTCACTTCGGATGACTGTTTCTCTTCTTCATCCGGTTGCACACTTGAA AATTTTTATTCCTGAAAATACTGCAGAACTTGCCATTCAGCTAACAAACTGCACTATCAACAACCACGCTGTGGAAGCTTGTCCTGTCCGTCTATTAATAGGATCAAATTCATTACCTAATTCTTACTTGAAGATTCTAAATTGCAATGAAAGTGTAAATTGCAGAAAAATACTGGACTCTCCGCCTTGGATGAAATGGTTGCAAGTCACAGTTGAAAGCAGCAACAATGACTGGATTGTCTCCTTTGACATTGAAGCTTATTTAACAG TATGTACACCTGTTGATATTGGATATCTTCCCACTATGAATAAAAACTTCACTCTGTCAAGCAAAAGTTCAGTAACAAACAATATGGATATGTTTAGAGTAAACATGAAGATAAATAATACTGAAGCAATTAATGATTGGAAATCATGTTTTCATAATCAGCCTGTTCTTCGGGAAGCTTTGGATGTTGATTCTGTgagattttttgttttaaatggaccAGATGTTTTTGTCACCTCTGACTATCCTATAATTCTTCTGTTGAACTTGAATACAAGAAGAGATAATGGTGGTACCATCATCTTGAACTTGCGGTTAAATAAG ACTTCACTATCCAATGAAAACTCAACTGTGtttgcctgtttaagtgctgGGTCTCCTGTGATGTCCCTAGATGTCAATTCCATGAACTGCAGAGAAG CCTTATCTTGGGGATATCTGCTTAAAATGAATGCTTCGATATTATCAACATCCCTTCATGTTCCTTACCCAGAGACTGACCGTTGGTACCTCACCTTGCAAATCCTGTGCCCCAATGATAAAGG CAGTCAGGTTTGTGTGAAGGAGTCTGCTCGGGTAACTGTATCAACTGTACTGAGTCCCTGTATTGGTGATTGTGGTATATATGGAGAATGCAGGCTTCTTCGAACTCATGGATATCTTTATGCTGCATGTGTTTGTAAAGCAG GCTGGAATGGATGGAGCTGTACAGATGATACCCATGCTCTATCATACGGACGTCAATTGCTTGCAACTCTCTTGTTGACGTTGAGTAATCTCATGTTCATTCCACCGACTGTGGTTGCTATACATCGCTATTACTTTGTAGAGGCTGCTGTGTATCTCTTCACCATGATTTTCTCAACG TTTTATCATGCATGTGATCAACCAGGAATTGCAGTCTTGTGCATTATGGAATATGATACTCTTCAATACTGTGACTTTCTTGGCTCGGTTTTATCTGTGTGGGTTACTGTTCTCTGTATGGCCAAGTTAAAGTCTCAATTTAAGTAT gTGCTTTTTATTCTTGGATCCTTATTGATTGCTATGTCAATGCAATTAGATCGCCGTGGTCTTTGGAACTTACTGGGGCCTTGCCTTGTTGCCCTGGGGATCATGGTGGTTGCATGG GTGTCTCAGTGTGTGAAACGCCGGCATTGCTATCCTCCAACATGGAAGCGCTGGGTGTTTTTCTTATTGCCAGGAATAGGTGCAGCATTGATTGCTATTGCTGTATATGGATTTCTGGAGACAAAGGAGAACTATTATTACACACACAGCATTTGGCATATTCTTGTAGCTGGAAGTGTGGTATTTTTGTTACCGCCAGGTAAAAAACACATAAGCCTGTGGTTCTGGACTCGTAAGCTTACATGTGGATACCAGATTTGTTCTAATGTAGAAGAAGACTTGTACGTTGTTTGTTGA